Part of the bacterium genome, TTCTTTGTTAACACGCGGATCATCATCGTAAAGCCCGTCTATATCAGATAAAATTACAAGCAAATCAGCATCAAGCTTGCTTGTAACAAGTGCAGAAAGTTTATCGTTGTCGCCAAAACAAACTTCTATTTCATTTTCTTTGTAGCATTCCAGCTCTCCGGTAGAAATAGTATCATTTTCGTTAATTACAGGAATTACACCAAGTTCAAGAAGGGTGTTCAAGGTGTTTCTCAGGCTCAAATATCTTTTTCTGTAAGCAAAATCATCGGAAGTAAGAAGAATTTGAGCTGTCGTTATATTAAATTTTTCTAAAGCTTCTTCATAAAAATGCATTAATTTTCCCTGACCGACAGCGGCGCAAGCTTGTTTTATGCTTATGGGATCAAATTTTTCCGTAGGCTTTAAGATTTTTGCGCCCATTCCAACAGCACCGGAAGTAACAATAATGATTTCTTTGCCTTCTTTTTTTAAGTCAGAAATCGATTCTATAAAAGAGTAAATTCTTGAAAGAGCAATATTTCCGTCTTTGTTTGTAATAGTGTTTGTTCCAAGCTTAAAAACTATTCTTTTTGCATCTGTTATATTTTTTCTATGGTTCATTATGAAAATCTCATTAATTTTATTTTTTATTTAATATGTAAAAATTTTTACATTAATCCTGTCAAAATATAGTTGAAATGTTACAAAACGTTGCAACTATTCGAACAATAAATTAAAGAATATTATTTAAAATATAAATACATTATATGTTTTTTTATAATAATTTCAAAGAAATATTTTAAAAAGCTGAATAGTATTAATATTTTAGGGTTGTAAAATTTTCATAATAGGTTATATTGTTATTAATCTAGCTATTTATGTTTATAAATCCTTTTTAAACTCGGAGGTCGGCTTCTTGAATACTTCTTCAATCAAGAGAATAAAAGAAAAAAATTTAAACGATTTTGAAAAACAGGTAGAAATATTGTTTGAATCTTCCGGAAATGGAGTAAAAAGACAGGAGACAATTACTCTTTCAGGAAAAGGTTCTGTAAAAGTTTTATTAACGGTTTAAAAAATTAAAATCTGTCCTGTTAAAATCAAAACAGCACTATCAAACAAGCTGTTTATATTTTTAACAAGAGTTTCTCTTACTTTTCAAATTTTAAAATAGAATCAAGGTACTTTGCTACCCTGCTTTTTGGTATTATATATTTTTCTTTGGCATAAATTTTTCTAAAAATATCAATAGGTTCTTCGTTTCCGTGAATAAGAGCGTGACGTATTTCTATAAATTCTTCTATTAAGGATTCCTGTACAGAAATATCTTTTGTTTCAGGCATTTTATGCAGTTTATCTTCGTCAACATAAAAGTGAAATTCTGTTATAAAAACTTCATGTCCTTCAGCGTTAATACTTTTTAATGCAGGTTTTGGATTTACCCATAATTCCCCGTCTCCCTGAACTATCCATGACGGAATTCTGTAAGCCATGTCTATAGGAAGAGTTATGGCAACATTATAAACACTTTTTGTTTTAGCCACAGCGCAATCAAAATTATTTAAAAGCATTTTATAATCGATAGTGTTTGCTCGTTTTATATCAAGACGATTTGAACTTATTTCTCCTCTGGGGATATTTTTTCTTAATTCAGAAAGAAATGCTCTATTTATAGGTCTTTCAGAAAAATAAAGTGTCATAAATTTTCTCCTTTTAAAGAAGAATAACAAATTAAAACAATATTTTTAGCTGACAAAAGTATAATTTTTTTTAGTTTTCTAAACTTGTATAATCTTTTTCTTTTAAGTCAAAATGCTCTGTTGCCATAAAAAATAAACTGCCTAAAGAAACAGTAATAACTGAAAAAAGTTGACTTATTACTGAAACGGCAAAAGCTGTTTCTCGAGAAATATTAAAAAAGCCTAAAGCAATTATAAATCCCCACTGCAAAGTCCCTAAAGAGCCGGGTCCCGCAGGTATTAAAGAAATAAAAGCTATTATAGATAAAACAAATAAAGAACCTAAAATTCCTATAGAATAGCCAAATCCTTTAATTAACACAAACAAAGACAATCCTTCACAAAGCCACACGAGAAGTGTAATAAAAAACGTTTTTAAAATTAAAACAGGCGAGTTGAAAATTTCAAGACCGTTTATAAAAGAATTAACCGTTCCTGTTATTTTATTTAAAATTTTGCTTAAAAAGTTTTTAATTCGGGTATTTGGGGTTGGTGCAAAAAACCGTTTAAATTTTTCTTTAATAAAAGCATTTTTATAAAATTTTGAAATTAATAATAAACTCAAAAAAGTCCCTACAAAAATAATTCCTGCTGCAACAGCAATTCCGAAAAACTTTTTGCTTGAATAAACAAACGAAGCCAACAAAAATAAAATTAAAAACAAGATTAAACCGTCAAAAATCCTTTCCAGCACAATTGATGCCAGAATAGTTACCCTGCTTAAGTCTTCTTTTTTTCCAAAAAAATGAGCCCTATAAAGCTCGCCGCCTCTTGCAGGAACAACACAGTTAACAAGCCAACCTCTCAAAAGAGAATTTAAAAAAGAAGTCAGTTTGATT contains:
- the proB gene encoding glutamate 5-kinase — its product is MNHRKNITDAKRIVFKLGTNTITNKDGNIALSRIYSFIESISDLKKEGKEIIIVTSGAVGMGAKILKPTEKFDPISIKQACAAVGQGKLMHFYEEALEKFNITTAQILLTSDDFAYRKRYLSLRNTLNTLLELGVIPVINENDTISTGELECYKENEIEVCFGDNDKLSALVTSKLDADLLVILSDIDGLYDDDPRVNKEAKIISVVEEITSEIESLGFEASKGGRGGMKTKIEAAKVVMHSGGMLLIANGKEAGIISKIFNGEPIGTLFLPVEHLSGRKKWIAYATNINSYIKINDGAKKALIEKKASLMPVGIIEIINSFKKGDVISLLDKNGKEFAKGMTNYASHECKQVIGKHSEEIEKILGFKNYDTVITRDNIVIL
- a CDS encoding lysylphosphatidylglycerol synthase transmembrane domain-containing protein, with protein sequence MKIFDKKIISLITGAVFIALILKNIDINKSLEAVKHLNFFYVLLMIPAHYCAFLFRALRWKTILSEKKEIKLTSFLNSLLRGWLVNCVVPARGGELYRAHFFGKKEDLSRVTILASIVLERIFDGLILFLILFLLASFVYSSKKFFGIAVAAGIIFVGTFLSLLLISKFYKNAFIKEKFKRFFAPTPNTRIKNFLSKILNKITGTVNSFINGLEIFNSPVLILKTFFITLLVWLCEGLSLFVLIKGFGYSIGILGSLFVLSIIAFISLIPAGPGSLGTLQWGFIIALGFFNISRETAFAVSVISQLFSVITVSLGSLFFMATEHFDLKEKDYTSLEN